In the Acidovorax sp. A79 genome, one interval contains:
- a CDS encoding OsmC family protein codes for MECTVSWTGGAGTRSGMGFVAETGSGHVLAMDGAPDAANPANGGQNLAPRPMETVLAGTGGCTAYDVVLILKRGRHDVRGCSVKLTTERAQTDPKVFTKIHMHFTVTGKGIPASAVERAIAMSHDKYCSASIMLGKTAEITTGFEVIEA; via the coding sequence ATGGAATGCACAGTCAGTTGGACAGGAGGGGCAGGAACACGCTCCGGCATGGGCTTCGTGGCCGAAACCGGCAGCGGCCATGTCCTGGCCATGGATGGCGCCCCCGATGCCGCCAACCCCGCCAATGGCGGGCAGAACCTGGCGCCCCGGCCCATGGAGACGGTGCTGGCAGGAACGGGTGGCTGCACCGCCTATGACGTGGTCCTGATCCTCAAGCGGGGCCGCCACGACGTGCGCGGCTGCAGCGTCAAGCTCACCACCGAGCGGGCCCAGACTGACCCCAAGGTGTTCACCAAGATACACATGCATTTCACCGTGACGGGCAAGGGGATTCCCGCCTCGGCGGTGGAGCGCGCCATTGCCATGAGCCACGACAAATACTGCTCGGCCAGCATCATGCTCGGCAAGACCGCCGAGATCACCACCGGCTTCGAGGTGATCGAGGCCTGA
- a CDS encoding ABC transporter substrate-binding protein, which yields MKFQKKAALAALFAAMAATSMVANAQTIRIANQGDALSMDPHSLNESLQLSVTSNVYEPLVGRNKDLSLAPALATAWKQTAPTVWRFELRKGVQFHDGTPFTADDVVFSFGRMKGEGSDMKATNSDIKQVRKIDDHTVEIETMAPQPILPDVITTSYIMSKKWCETNQAVMPVDRRKGIENAASFRANGTGPFRLRERQPNVRSVFVRNGSYWGKIEGNVTEVVFTPIANDATRVAALLSGEVDVMEPVPVQDIDRVNNSPNTRAVTGPELRTIFLGMDQKRDELLYSNVKGKNPFKDKRVRQAFYQAIDIDGIKKTVMRGASNPSALMVGPGINGFQPETKRLPYDVEAAKKLMVEAGYPNGFEVSMNCPNDRYVNDGRICQTVAANLSRINVKINLQAETKGTYFPKVLRRDTSFYMLGWTPTTYDAHNALNALMICPDDKGGAGQFNLGAYCNPKLDELTKKVLVETDKAKRDAMIKEAFDLHSADIGHLPLHQQALAWGVNKNVKLVQMADNFMYFKWMTIGK from the coding sequence ATGAAATTCCAGAAAAAAGCCGCCCTTGCCGCACTGTTTGCCGCGATGGCCGCAACCAGCATGGTCGCCAATGCGCAGACCATCCGAATTGCCAACCAGGGCGATGCGCTCTCCATGGATCCGCACTCGCTCAACGAATCGCTCCAGCTGAGCGTGACCAGCAACGTGTACGAACCGCTGGTCGGCCGCAACAAGGACCTGAGCCTGGCGCCGGCGCTGGCCACGGCCTGGAAGCAAACCGCACCCACCGTGTGGCGGTTCGAGCTGCGCAAGGGCGTGCAATTCCATGACGGCACCCCCTTCACGGCAGACGACGTGGTGTTCAGCTTTGGCCGCATGAAGGGCGAGGGCTCGGACATGAAGGCCACCAACAGCGACATCAAGCAGGTGCGCAAGATCGACGATCACACTGTCGAGATCGAAACCATGGCGCCGCAGCCCATCCTGCCCGACGTGATCACGACCTCCTACATCATGAGCAAGAAGTGGTGCGAGACCAACCAGGCCGTGATGCCCGTCGACCGCCGCAAGGGCATCGAGAACGCTGCCTCGTTCCGCGCCAACGGCACAGGCCCCTTCCGCCTGCGCGAGCGCCAGCCCAACGTGCGCTCGGTGTTCGTGCGCAACGGCTCCTACTGGGGCAAGATCGAGGGCAACGTGACCGAAGTGGTGTTCACGCCCATCGCCAACGATGCCACGCGCGTGGCGGCGCTGCTGTCGGGCGAAGTGGATGTGATGGAGCCCGTGCCGGTGCAGGACATCGACCGTGTCAACAACAGCCCCAACACGCGTGCGGTGACCGGCCCCGAGCTGCGCACCATCTTCCTGGGCATGGACCAGAAGCGCGACGAGCTGCTGTACTCCAACGTGAAGGGCAAGAACCCCTTCAAGGACAAGCGCGTCCGCCAGGCCTTCTACCAGGCCATCGACATCGACGGCATCAAGAAGACCGTGATGCGCGGCGCCTCCAACCCTTCCGCGCTGATGGTGGGCCCTGGCATCAACGGCTTCCAGCCCGAGACCAAGCGCCTGCCGTACGACGTCGAAGCCGCCAAGAAGCTGATGGTGGAAGCCGGCTACCCCAATGGCTTCGAAGTGTCCATGAACTGCCCGAACGACCGCTACGTGAACGACGGCCGCATCTGCCAGACCGTGGCCGCCAACCTCTCGCGCATCAACGTCAAGATCAACCTGCAGGCCGAGACCAAGGGTACCTACTTCCCCAAGGTGCTGCGCCGCGACACCAGCTTCTACATGCTGGGCTGGACGCCCACGACCTACGACGCGCACAACGCGCTCAACGCGCTCATGATCTGCCCGGACGACAAGGGCGGTGCCGGCCAGTTCAACCTGGGCGCCTATTGCAACCCCAAGCTCGATGAACTGACGAAGAAGGTGCTGGTCGAGACCGACAAGGCCAAGCGCGACGCGATGATCAAGGAAGCCTTCGACCTGCACAGCGCCGACATCGGCCACCTGCCGCTGCACCAGCAGGCGCTGGCCTGGGGCGTGAACAAGAACGTGAAACTCGTGCAGATGGCCGACAACTTCATGTACTTCAAGTGGATGACCATCGGCAAGTAA
- the coq7 gene encoding 2-polyprenyl-3-methyl-6-methoxy-1,4-benzoquinone monooxygenase, producing the protein MDPLLTAADNALRTLFAPPRACEPTPALGIAEADLDPAQKKLAGALMRVNHVGEVCAQALYTAQAAVTRDAGLRVHLLEAAREETDHLAWTRGRLEALGARPSLLNPLWFAGAFALGLVAAKVSDRASLGFVAETENQVAAHLQGHLARLPEQDLASRAVVARMKDDEERHAAQARASGALQLPAPARAAMRAAAKVMTTTAHYI; encoded by the coding sequence ATGGACCCCTTGCTGACCGCCGCTGACAACGCCCTGCGCACGCTTTTCGCGCCCCCCCGGGCCTGCGAGCCCACGCCCGCCCTGGGCATCGCGGAAGCCGACCTCGACCCCGCCCAGAAGAAGCTGGCGGGGGCATTGATGCGGGTCAATCACGTGGGTGAAGTCTGTGCGCAAGCCCTCTACACGGCGCAGGCCGCGGTCACACGCGATGCCGGGCTGCGCGTGCACTTGCTGGAGGCCGCCCGGGAAGAAACAGACCATCTGGCCTGGACGCGCGGGCGCCTGGAGGCCCTGGGAGCACGCCCCAGCCTGCTCAATCCGCTGTGGTTCGCGGGCGCCTTCGCGCTGGGCCTGGTAGCGGCCAAGGTGAGCGACCGGGCCAGCCTGGGGTTCGTGGCGGAGACGGAAAACCAGGTGGCGGCGCATTTGCAGGGCCACCTTGCGCGGCTTCCCGAGCAGGACCTGGCCTCCCGGGCCGTGGTGGCCCGGATGAAGGACGACGAGGAGCGCCACGCGGCGCAGGCGCGGGCCTCCGGCGCGCTGCAGCTGCCGGCACCCGCCCGCGCCGCGATGAGGGCCGCCGCCAAGGTGATGACCACCACGGCGCACTACATCTGA
- a CDS encoding porin, which yields MKKSLIALAVLAASGAAMAQSSVTLFGVVDATYAYGSGSVANKSQLTNSGYNSSRLGFRGVEDLGGGMSASFWLEAGLNNDNGQGAATNATNQGAAAALGNGQQGLTFNRRSTVSLNGGFGEVRLGRDYTPQFWNLTVFDPFGTNGVGTTQTLNSSLGGPTTIRASNAIGYFLPGNLGGFYGQAQYYMGENLSNAANKKDGNGLALRAGYANGPINVALAFSDTKFLSGNIKAVNVGGQYDLGVAKIMAHYNQDDIKNGNEGKGFLIGGLVPVGAGEIRLSYSTYKIETPGADPRANKLALGYVHNLSKRTALYATYAHVSNKNGSAQSLNGSVTAAGENSNGYDFGIRHSF from the coding sequence ATGAAAAAATCCCTGATTGCCCTGGCTGTGCTGGCTGCTTCCGGCGCTGCAATGGCTCAATCGTCCGTGACCCTGTTCGGCGTGGTTGATGCAACCTACGCTTACGGTTCCGGCAGCGTCGCTAACAAGTCCCAACTGACGAACTCCGGCTACAACAGCAGCCGTCTGGGTTTCCGCGGCGTTGAAGATCTGGGTGGCGGCATGTCCGCTTCGTTCTGGCTGGAAGCTGGTCTGAACAACGACAACGGCCAAGGCGCTGCTACCAACGCTACCAACCAAGGCGCTGCTGCTGCTCTGGGCAACGGCCAACAAGGCCTGACGTTCAACCGTCGTTCGACGGTCAGCCTGAACGGCGGCTTCGGTGAAGTGCGTCTGGGCCGTGACTACACGCCCCAGTTCTGGAACCTGACCGTGTTCGATCCGTTCGGCACGAACGGTGTTGGCACGACCCAAACCCTGAACTCCAGCCTGGGTGGCCCAACCACCATCCGCGCTTCGAACGCCATCGGCTACTTCCTGCCTGGCAACCTGGGCGGCTTCTACGGCCAAGCACAGTACTACATGGGTGAAAACCTGAGCAACGCTGCCAACAAGAAGGACGGCAACGGTCTGGCTCTGCGTGCTGGTTACGCCAACGGCCCCATCAACGTGGCTCTGGCTTTCTCTGACACCAAGTTCCTGAGCGGCAACATCAAGGCTGTGAACGTGGGCGGTCAATACGATCTGGGCGTGGCCAAGATCATGGCTCACTACAACCAAGACGACATCAAGAACGGCAACGAAGGCAAGGGCTTCCTGATCGGTGGTCTGGTGCCAGTCGGCGCAGGCGAAATCCGTCTGTCTTACTCCACCTACAAGATCGAAACCCCCGGTGCTGATCCCCGCGCCAACAAGCTGGCTCTGGGCTACGTGCACAACCTGTCCAAGCGCACGGCTCTGTACGCAACGTACGCTCACGTGAGCAACAAGAACGGCTCCGCTCAGTCCCTGAACGGTTCCGTGACTGCTGCTGGCGAAAACTCCAACGGCTACGACTTCGGTATCCGTCACAGCTTCTAA
- a CDS encoding ABC transporter substrate-binding protein, with the protein MKLKYSLLSVAAMAALLAAPALHAKPFKWASQGEIATWDIHSQNNALQNGIHANVYESLVYYNSKTFDVEPVLATSWKEVSPTQVRFTLRQGVKFHDGSAFTADDAVYSLQRAMAKTSNFTPYIQGISKVNKVDAQTIDVILTAPNPVLLRQMTELRMMSKAWAEKNKSVEPKDIKGSDENFAHRNAMGTGPYTLESWQPDVKMVFKRNPNWWGKMDGNVTEIVYTPIKSAATRIAALLSGEVDMVLDPTPQDLGRLRASPDLKVIDGVENRTIFLGMDQFRDELPGSNIKGKNPLKDVRVRKALYQAIDADTISRNIMRGLGKPTGTIVAPQVAGYTEAVGKRFPYSVEASKKLLAEAGYPDGFEVDFACPNNRYINDEAICQAVTAMWSRVGVKAKLRTLPLVNYFPMIQRYEASIYMLGWGVPTFDALYSLQSLVRTVGQGGDGNYNVGRYSNQRMDYLVDRIKAETDAPVRARMLTEALQLSNDTVSHLPLHDQVIPWAMKKNVELVHRADNRVDMRTVKVN; encoded by the coding sequence ATGAAACTCAAATACAGTCTTTTGTCGGTAGCTGCCATGGCTGCACTGCTTGCAGCACCAGCGCTGCATGCCAAGCCCTTCAAATGGGCGAGCCAGGGGGAGATTGCGACCTGGGATATCCATTCCCAAAACAATGCACTGCAAAACGGCATTCATGCCAATGTGTATGAGAGCCTGGTCTACTACAACAGCAAGACATTTGACGTGGAGCCCGTCCTGGCGACCTCCTGGAAAGAGGTCAGCCCCACACAGGTGCGCTTCACGCTGCGCCAGGGAGTGAAGTTCCATGATGGGTCGGCGTTCACCGCCGATGACGCCGTGTACTCGCTGCAGCGCGCGATGGCGAAGACGTCGAACTTCACGCCCTACATCCAGGGCATCAGCAAGGTCAACAAGGTCGACGCGCAAACCATCGACGTCATCCTGACAGCCCCCAATCCCGTGCTGCTGCGCCAGATGACCGAACTGCGCATGATGAGCAAGGCCTGGGCGGAAAAGAACAAGTCCGTGGAGCCCAAGGACATCAAGGGCAGCGATGAGAACTTTGCCCACCGCAATGCCATGGGCACCGGCCCCTACACGCTGGAGTCGTGGCAGCCCGATGTGAAGATGGTCTTCAAGCGCAACCCCAACTGGTGGGGCAAGATGGACGGCAACGTCACGGAAATCGTCTACACCCCGATCAAGTCCGCCGCCACGCGCATCGCTGCGCTGCTGTCGGGCGAAGTGGACATGGTGCTGGACCCCACGCCCCAGGATCTGGGTCGCCTGCGCGCCAGCCCCGACCTGAAGGTGATCGACGGTGTGGAGAACCGCACCATCTTCCTGGGCATGGACCAGTTCCGCGATGAGCTGCCAGGCTCCAACATCAAGGGCAAGAACCCGCTCAAGGACGTGCGCGTGCGCAAGGCCCTGTACCAGGCCATCGATGCCGACACGATTTCGCGCAACATCATGCGCGGCCTGGGCAAGCCTACGGGCACCATCGTGGCGCCCCAGGTGGCCGGATACACCGAAGCCGTGGGCAAGCGTTTCCCCTACAGTGTCGAAGCCTCCAAGAAGCTGCTGGCCGAAGCGGGTTATCCCGATGGCTTCGAAGTGGATTTCGCCTGCCCGAACAACCGCTACATCAACGACGAGGCCATCTGCCAGGCCGTGACGGCCATGTGGTCGCGTGTGGGCGTGAAGGCCAAGCTGCGCACGCTGCCACTGGTGAACTATTTCCCCATGATCCAGCGCTACGAAGCCAGCATCTACATGCTGGGCTGGGGCGTGCCGACGTTCGATGCGTTGTACAGCCTGCAGTCGCTGGTACGCACCGTGGGCCAGGGGGGTGATGGCAACTACAACGTGGGCCGCTACAGCAACCAGCGCATGGACTACCTGGTGGACCGGATCAAGGCCGAGACGGACGCTCCCGTGCGCGCGCGCATGCTGACGGAGGCGCTGCAGCTGTCCAATGACACCGTATCCCACCTTCCTCTGCATGACCAGGTGATACCCTGGGCCATGAAGAAGAACGTGGAGCTGGTCCACCGCGCCGACAACCGCGTGGACATGCGCACGGTCAAGGTGAACTGA
- the ilvA gene encoding threonine ammonia-lyase, biosynthetic, whose protein sequence is MTLHLTPADYLKKILTARVYDVAVESALEPAKNLSRRLHNKVLLKREDQQAVFSFKLRGAYNKMAHLTPEQLARGVICASAGNHAQGVAMSAHKLGARAVIVMPTTTPQLKIDAVKTLGGEVVLFGESYSDAYGHSVTLEKEQGLTFVHPFDDPDVIAGQGTIAMEILRQLQSLGSNQLDAVFVAIGGGGLISGVANYIKAVRPEIKVIGVQMNDSDAMIQSVNAHQRVTLLDVGLFSDGTAVKLVGEETFRITHSGLVDGFITVDTDAVCAAIKDIFVDTRSIVEPAGALAVAAIKQYVAENKTRGETYAAILCGANMNFDRLRFVAERAEVGEEREALFAVTIPEERGSFRRFCEVVGDLPGGARNVTEFNYRISDAAQAHVFVGLTTNGKGESDKIARNFGRHGFEALDLTHDELAKEHLRHLVGGHSALAQDERLMRFTFPERPGALLKFLSLMQPTWNISLFHYRNQGADYGRILVGMQVPPEDTATFDAFLATLGYPYVEETLNPAYRLFLRSK, encoded by the coding sequence ATGACCCTGCACCTCACCCCCGCCGACTACCTGAAGAAAATCCTGACCGCCCGCGTGTACGACGTGGCGGTGGAGTCGGCCCTGGAGCCCGCCAAGAACCTCAGCCGCCGCCTGCACAACAAGGTGCTCTTGAAGCGCGAGGACCAGCAGGCGGTGTTCAGCTTCAAGCTGCGCGGCGCCTACAACAAGATGGCGCACCTCACGCCCGAGCAGCTCGCGCGCGGAGTGATCTGTGCCTCGGCCGGCAACCACGCGCAGGGCGTGGCCATGAGCGCCCACAAGCTGGGCGCCCGCGCGGTCATCGTGATGCCGACCACCACGCCGCAGCTCAAGATCGATGCCGTGAAGACGCTGGGTGGCGAGGTCGTGCTGTTTGGCGAGAGCTATTCCGACGCCTACGGCCACTCGGTGACGCTTGAAAAGGAACAGGGCCTGACCTTCGTGCACCCGTTCGACGACCCGGACGTGATCGCGGGCCAGGGCACCATCGCCATGGAGATCCTGCGCCAGCTGCAAAGCCTGGGCAGCAACCAGCTCGATGCCGTGTTCGTGGCCATCGGCGGCGGCGGGCTCATCTCTGGCGTGGCCAACTACATCAAGGCCGTGCGGCCCGAGATCAAGGTGATCGGGGTGCAGATGAACGACTCGGACGCGATGATCCAGTCGGTCAACGCGCACCAGCGCGTCACGCTGCTCGATGTGGGCCTGTTCTCGGACGGCACGGCCGTCAAGCTCGTGGGCGAGGAAACCTTCCGCATCACCCACAGCGGCCTGGTGGACGGCTTCATCACCGTGGACACCGACGCCGTCTGCGCCGCCATCAAGGACATCTTCGTGGACACGCGCAGCATCGTCGAGCCCGCGGGGGCCCTGGCCGTGGCCGCCATCAAACAGTACGTGGCCGAGAACAAGACCCGGGGCGAGACCTACGCCGCCATCCTGTGCGGCGCCAACATGAACTTCGACCGCCTGCGCTTCGTGGCCGAGCGCGCCGAGGTGGGCGAGGAGCGCGAGGCGCTGTTCGCCGTGACTATCCCCGAAGAACGGGGCAGCTTCCGGCGCTTTTGCGAGGTGGTGGGCGACCTGCCCGGCGGCGCGCGCAACGTGACCGAGTTCAACTACCGCATCAGCGACGCCGCCCAGGCCCATGTGTTCGTGGGCCTGACCACCAACGGCAAGGGCGAATCGGACAAGATCGCCCGGAACTTCGGCCGCCACGGCTTCGAGGCGCTGGACCTGACCCACGACGAACTGGCCAAGGAACACCTGCGCCACCTGGTGGGCGGCCATTCGGCGCTGGCGCAGGACGAGCGGCTGATGCGCTTCACCTTCCCCGAGCGGCCGGGCGCGCTGCTCAAGTTCCTGAGCCTGATGCAGCCGACCTGGAACATCAGCCTGTTCCACTACCGCAACCAGGGCGCCGACTACGGCCGCATCCTCGTGGGCATGCAGGTGCCGCCCGAGGACACCGCCACGTTCGACGCCTTCCTGGCCACGCTGGGCTACCCGTACGTGGAAGAGACGCTGAACCCGGCCTACCGGCTGTTCCTGCGTTCCAAGTGA
- a CDS encoding M20 aminoacylase family protein gives MQSLRYKAGGRAFAHIAQFHPELTALRRDLHAHPELGFEEIYTGNRVKEALKVCGVDEIHDGIGRTGIVAVIRGRSTSSGSMMGLRADMDALPLAEHNDFSWKSCKPGLMHGCGHDGHTAMLVGAARYLAETRNFDGTAVLVFQPGEEGLAGARVMMEDGLFDRFPVQSIYAMHNWPAMKPGTVGINPGPMMAAADRFTIEITGRGGHGAHAYQTVDVLVVAAHIITAAQSIVSRNVRPIESAVVSICAAQAGDLGAFSVLPGSATLVGTVRTFDPVVQEMVEKRLKELCNAIALGFGANATVHYERIYPATINSESEAVFAGDVAESLLGADHVVRDLEPSMGAEDFAFMLQTRPGAYLRIGQGTGASGSALHNSRYDFNDDILPLGSALHASLIEQSMPLAVP, from the coding sequence ATGCAGTCGCTCCGATACAAAGCGGGTGGCCGGGCGTTTGCGCACATCGCGCAGTTCCATCCGGAGCTGACCGCCCTGCGCCGCGATCTGCACGCCCATCCCGAGCTGGGCTTTGAAGAAATCTATACAGGCAACCGCGTGAAAGAGGCGCTCAAGGTGTGCGGCGTGGACGAGATCCACGACGGCATCGGCCGCACGGGCATCGTTGCGGTGATCCGCGGCCGCAGCACCTCCAGCGGCTCCATGATGGGCCTGCGTGCCGACATGGATGCGCTGCCTTTGGCAGAGCACAACGACTTCTCCTGGAAGTCGTGCAAGCCCGGCCTCATGCACGGCTGTGGCCACGACGGCCACACCGCCATGCTGGTAGGCGCGGCGCGCTACCTGGCCGAGACCCGCAATTTCGACGGCACGGCCGTGCTCGTGTTCCAGCCAGGCGAGGAGGGCTTGGCGGGCGCCCGCGTGATGATGGAAGACGGCCTGTTCGACCGGTTCCCGGTGCAGTCCATCTATGCCATGCACAACTGGCCGGCCATGAAGCCCGGCACCGTGGGCATCAACCCGGGCCCCATGATGGCGGCGGCCGACCGATTCACCATCGAAATCACGGGGCGCGGCGGCCACGGCGCGCATGCCTACCAGACGGTGGACGTGCTGGTGGTGGCCGCGCACATCATCACGGCGGCGCAGAGCATCGTGTCGCGCAACGTGCGCCCCATCGAAAGTGCCGTGGTCAGCATCTGCGCCGCGCAGGCAGGCGATCTGGGCGCCTTCAGCGTGCTGCCCGGCTCCGCCACCCTGGTGGGCACCGTGCGCACGTTCGACCCGGTGGTGCAGGAGATGGTGGAAAAGCGCCTCAAGGAACTGTGCAACGCGATTGCTCTGGGCTTTGGGGCCAATGCCACGGTGCACTACGAGCGCATCTACCCGGCCACGATCAACAGCGAGAGCGAGGCCGTCTTCGCGGGCGACGTGGCCGAATCCCTGCTGGGCGCGGACCACGTGGTGCGCGACCTGGAGCCCAGCATGGGCGCTGAGGACTTTGCCTTCATGCTCCAGACCCGCCCGGGCGCCTACCTGCGCATCGGCCAGGGTACCGGCGCCAGCGGCAGTGCGCTGCACAACAGCCGCTACGACTTCAACGACGACATCCTGCCGCTGGGCTCTGCATTGCATGCGAGCCTGATCGAGCAGTCCATGCCCCTGGCGGTGCCCTGA
- a CDS encoding ABC transporter permease, translating into MLAFILRRLIQAVIVMVTVAFISFMLFQYVGDPVVFLLGQDATPEQIRELRASLGLDKPFFVQFWHFLVNAAQGEFGLSLRQGAKVSRLIAERFPATLELALVAAVLALVIGVPMGVYAALKRGTFTSQMFMTLSLLGVSLPTFLIGILLILVFAVTLGWFPSFGRGEVVQLGWWSTGLLKAKGWHHITLPAITLAIFQLTLIMRLVRAEMLEVLRTDYIKFARARGLSNRAIHFGHALKNTLVPVMTITGLQLGGLIAFAIITETVFQWPGMGLLFIQAVTFADIPVMAAYLCLIALIFVVINLVVDLLYFAVDPRLRVGKAGGH; encoded by the coding sequence ATGCTTGCCTTTATATTGCGCCGCCTGATACAGGCTGTGATTGTCATGGTCACGGTGGCCTTCATCTCCTTCATGCTGTTCCAGTACGTGGGAGATCCCGTGGTGTTTCTGCTGGGACAGGATGCCACCCCTGAACAGATCCGGGAGCTGCGTGCCTCCCTCGGCCTGGACAAACCCTTCTTCGTGCAGTTCTGGCACTTTCTCGTGAATGCGGCGCAAGGCGAATTCGGCCTGAGCCTGCGCCAGGGTGCCAAGGTCTCGCGCCTCATTGCCGAGCGTTTCCCCGCCACGCTGGAGCTGGCGCTGGTCGCCGCGGTGCTGGCGCTGGTGATCGGCGTGCCCATGGGCGTGTATGCGGCGCTCAAGCGCGGCACCTTCACCAGCCAGATGTTCATGACGCTTTCGCTGCTCGGCGTGTCGCTGCCCACCTTCCTGATCGGCATCCTGCTGATCCTGGTGTTTGCGGTGACCCTGGGCTGGTTCCCGAGCTTTGGCCGCGGGGAAGTGGTGCAGCTGGGATGGTGGAGCACCGGCCTGCTCAAGGCCAAGGGCTGGCACCACATCACGCTACCCGCCATCACGCTGGCCATCTTCCAGCTCACGCTGATCATGCGGCTGGTGCGCGCGGAGATGCTGGAGGTGCTGCGCACGGACTACATCAAGTTCGCGCGGGCCCGGGGCCTGTCCAATCGCGCCATCCATTTTGGGCACGCGCTCAAGAACACGCTGGTGCCCGTGATGACCATCACCGGCCTGCAACTGGGCGGCCTGATCGCGTTTGCGATCATCACCGAGACCGTGTTCCAGTGGCCCGGCATGGGCCTGCTGTTCATCCAGGCCGTGACCTTTGCGGACATTCCTGTGATGGCGGCGTACCTCTGCCTGATCGCGCTGATCTTCGTGGTGATCAACCTGGTGGTGGATCTGCTGTACTTCGCGGTGGACCCCCGTCTGCGCGTGGGCAAGGCAGGAGGCCATTGA
- a CDS encoding ABC transporter permease, protein MKTTLARWLDSDVGYSFRTSPVAMLAAAIALVCVFCSVFAGWVAPHNPFDLATLELSDARLPPAWSAEGSMKYPLGTDDQGRDILSALIYGARISLVVGIASVLLSVVVGVAFGLLAGFRGGWIDAVLMRLCDVMLSFPAILVALLIAGVGRALFPNAHESLAFGVLIISISLTGWVQYARTVRGSTLVERNKEYVQAARVTGVSSLRIMRKHVLPNVMGPVLVLATIQVATAIITEATLSFLGVGAPPTSPSLGTLIRIGNDYLFSGEWWITVFPGAMLVLIALSVNLLGDWLRDALNPRLR, encoded by the coding sequence ATGAAAACTACCCTTGCCCGCTGGCTCGACAGCGATGTTGGCTACAGCTTCCGCACATCGCCGGTGGCCATGCTGGCCGCAGCGATCGCGCTGGTCTGCGTGTTCTGTTCGGTGTTCGCCGGATGGGTCGCGCCCCACAACCCGTTTGACCTGGCCACGCTCGAACTCAGCGATGCGCGGCTGCCCCCGGCCTGGAGCGCCGAAGGCTCCATGAAATACCCGCTGGGCACCGATGACCAGGGCCGCGACATCCTTTCCGCGCTGATCTACGGCGCGCGCATCTCCCTCGTCGTGGGCATCGCGTCGGTGCTGCTCTCGGTGGTGGTGGGCGTGGCGTTTGGCCTGCTGGCGGGATTTCGCGGCGGCTGGATCGACGCGGTGCTCATGCGCCTGTGCGACGTGATGCTGTCGTTTCCGGCCATCCTGGTCGCCCTGCTGATTGCCGGTGTGGGCCGCGCGCTGTTTCCCAACGCGCACGAGTCGCTGGCCTTTGGCGTGCTCATCATCTCGATCTCGCTGACGGGCTGGGTGCAGTACGCACGCACCGTGCGCGGCTCCACGCTGGTGGAGCGCAACAAGGAGTACGTGCAGGCCGCGCGCGTGACGGGCGTCTCGTCGCTGCGCATCATGCGCAAGCACGTGCTGCCCAATGTGATGGGCCCGGTGCTCGTGCTGGCCACCATCCAGGTCGCCACCGCCATCATCACCGAGGCCACGCTGTCCTTCCTGGGCGTGGGCGCGCCGCCCACATCGCCGTCGCTGGGCACGCTGATCCGCATCGGCAACGACTACCTGTTCTCGGGCGAATGGTGGATCACCGTGTTCCCCGGTGCCATGCTGGTGCTGATTGCTCTTTCCGTGAATCTATTGGGCGACTGGTTGCGTGATGCCCTCAATCCGCGCCTGCGCTGA